In Montipora foliosa isolate CH-2021 chromosome 9, ASM3666993v2, whole genome shotgun sequence, the DNA window AACTACAGAAAGGGCTTGTGAATATTCCCGTCAACTTTAAGCTCTTGATTTGAGGGTCGTGGTGCTTTCGCTTCCACTCGACTGGAAGAACAATTTGTCCGAAATTTTAACTTCGCCGAAAACTTACAGTATTCGTTATTAACAGGCAAAGCAGGCAGAAATATGATCGTTCAATATACCTTACCTTGACTCTCTGTTACAGTGGTGACTAATAGTTCTTCATAGGCTCCCTGCGGTCGCTGGCTTATTTAATTTTACCTCGCTGTTCTCTGTATGGAGACAGTATGACGACATCCGACATGCGCACTTGTGTCCTGTACTGATTGGCAATGTGTCTATCTACGAACACCTAAAACATATACAAAAGGGACAAATTTGCAGGCTTAGGATTTTTGtcatatagactgatataattTTTCAGGACGAATAAATGAATAATTCCTTCAAtgattaaatgaataaataccAGCATTATTAAGAGATTGTCTGAAAGGACGAACGCATATTGCATGCGCAAACACAGCACTAAGAGCTGTCTTTGCTATAGTTTTTCCTTTCTGTTACTTAAACTAATCTTATCCTCCCATGATCACCAGTTTGCTCACGAACAAAAAGAAGTGAATAAACGGAGCCTCAATCTTGCAATGAATTTTAGAGTTTCCCTTCAGCTTACCGCTTTTTGAACTTCCTTCATGTTCCATTTGGATTCTTCGTTGCTCTCTGAGGTTGCAATAGGTGAGGATTCTTCCTGTCGTTCTACGTGGTAGAATACAATAGGAATTTCGCGTCGCTGGTGAATCATCGCGGGGCAAAAAGTAAACGGGCTGGGATCAAGTGCTTTTACCACCTCAGCTGTCTGAAGTTTTCCATCGTCATCGTAGAATTGCTTGGACGGAAATTCGCAAATACCTTGTTAAAATAAGGTCCTTTTCTTAGGGTGATTAGAATCTTAGAACCTGCTATGAGCCGGAAGGTTGTTGAAACCTTGGACCCCACCCCCATTTTCGGTTAAGCCCGCCGCTCGCCTGAAATCTAGTTgaccttttctttttaattaaatcAACATTGGCGAAATTCAGCGACCGATAGAGTCCGGAAagggtttttcttttattttttatgagTGGAAGG includes these proteins:
- the LOC137971465 gene encoding 3'-5' exoribonuclease HELZ2-like, with translation MIISSCDFNQDCIVDECGICKEPESLVPITCSGVRQLQPVIQDHVVLALSVFMFDRQKGICEFPSKQFYDDDGKLQTAEVVKALDPSPFTFCPAMIHQRREIPIVFYHVERQEESSPIATSESNEESKWNMKEVQKAVFVDRHIANQYRTQVRMSDVVILSPYREQRGSEWDNVIISLVRSMEKDEIDLEPTQSWLQEIRFAIK